One Mycoavidus sp. HKI genomic region harbors:
- a CDS encoding hemagglutinin repeat-containing protein, which translates to MMLRPINGVSIQQIRSASIAPNRQEPITPHPSEEVDSPTVNTAQPNAAGISYNEHPNFNVDPPGVTLQNGSTVRIILNHVIGRTLSQLNSVIKIAGEPAQLVFSNANGIECWGCNFLNTKHLVLSTGEPILNSDGELQAFRVKAGQITIKSNTTLKQFEQIDLIAYSIKVEGELSANKINISTGTHEINYANTGLPMITRQQELSIARSETDQGSRRASRLHFIETARVWAKEHLNIQADTLDNASPRIQSNGNLTVKAVNFTGAGTLSAALDLAAKLEEDYTHKNQLSAGRHLSISTTKRLINQGTLQTQGEITLEAKELENQSKSLIDGVYLTLKAEDRLINYGVIQGSAVVIDTQHLVNDGTNNTEEHQAGAILARRHITIKAQSLRNQEQGLVRSDGELTIGDALGSQRKLTDSTQVLVNSGSSMIESKEKLSIQVGELNNQNGQITAHSDLILNSQVILNQEGRIKAQGDQSVLDVYTAAINNTSGWLLHTGMGQTQIVAQVTIANFNTKAITGAGLIFGKGPVTIHSPKIVNYEGGAIISDQRLKIKTPYLGNQLSTLSAGQKIEIDTDKLQNVGGLITVGEDEKFKAEASHSVQGPSRHAPDLVGVLEVNAQEVINTAYTGEKAQESLIRVQGKVVIEAQKIYNANKSQILGKEVDLNSKELISNAASTVYASDKFSLKAHSLVNLDKGILQSEGDFHISVNDELGNLKGQIIANSDLVLKSQVLDNQEVHIETRGDQSVLDVQVNLINNASGRLLNTSAGQTQIVARQTILNRNMDAVKGRGFIFGKGPVSVTSSQIVNDKGGVIFSNQTLEIKAADYVYNKFATLSACQKIDINTSSLNNYAGGLISVGTEEAAKTATSTGAHSPDNLTHYAGVLTVQAKEVRNMLDKGETQGGLIRLQGKIEMEAEKIFNGNKSQILAKNVSLNAKELFFDAGSTVFASDTLDLMAYIFKIKGVVQAQSIHLLSGVSQVCDTEASSWKGTVSTQPPDKEAQPSQSGLTVFQQAKMYASGNLSISSSGSLLNQGELKIEGDISLKARSLENQASALIDGRFLTLILHDQLRNDGVIQGSTVVISAQSLVNDGSEDTDAHQAGAIMARRQLAIGAQTLHNQEHGLVHSDGELTIGGSLNAQHKVEGSAQTLNNTTSATIESRDKLLIQADHLDNQNGQITTSADLILRSKNLDNTQGHIEANGDQSVLDIQVNMIDNTAGRLLHTGTGQAQIVAHYAIMNGDDEGEKGAGLIFAQGLLSVTSPKIANIEGGKILSNQALKIKASSFLSNQAGTLSASQKIEIDTIGLNNLKGKIIVGSDEAHPSQPTHNANLLEVHAKKVLNHDEGQIINTGIGEIKIFSDTIKNGESIDPETQGGLISAQGGVMLEAQGIFNGANSQISGKNVNLQAEQSFANLNGTVSASDRLSLKSKNFLNCIEGVLQSDGDLYVSVDRLINDGILHGKGQVLIEGDQIENNKQGWNDNYKTMQPPQRHVLKPGSALIVGDTVSIGAHDRLNSMLLNMAGVIFAQNSLKIGVKEVQNLERGVLYSGGSLAIGGELDAQSTAQVSSERILNNGSTIDAVGDLSIHAKKLINQNSRFETQERLIEEREIHECQDQHTNQRYDGSQIGWHGDVGGLYRVHHSGTEVFCFTNYNFTRRVSTTVVTHSEPGKIQAGGAIRLSGAVFNDKSRIIAGGALSDLEGGVAQINNRDANGRRITTDQGTSQWSDRDWHGGMFSRGWTRDWSGHVPYHPAPVIEHHTLNVAVSQQYTAVDQQAPSTALVLSTSALTRSSPFLNSGLQHFQFDPDRAYLIQTDPRFTRNSDTVSSNFLLNLLNLDPQHVPKRLGDGFYEQQLIRDQIIGLTGHYYLSGYRNPIAEFKALMHRGANWAKQHHLTLGIEPTPQQIAALSASPVWLVNQSVKLPDGSEQTVLTPKVYLAKRDASPVPLGGSLISANAIELHSDRPFKNAGTMISRGKMALTARNIDNQRGAIVSLDTLSMQASHNIDSRAGQLIAVKKMTLKAGQDIHLQSQTHTTHAISGSQTALDGVTRVQAEQLDAYAESDIHLASTQIKVAENARLEAKGDLTLGTATVGAQHQLVWDEHNDLSLSRKTEIGTQIETGGSLELKAGRDIHAAGAYVNAGKGLSVKADRDINVEAAYEETDFEESHYRESSTAFSSSSELTQNKLYRKQALSSTLSGGTVQIEAGHDLNIMGSNVIGMHDVDLHAANNIKQKAVEQAERGQHYSVKERSGLLDSGKFGVTVGTRTQKDAQENEHTPQIGSVIGSVSGHVRAFAGHEYEQSGSQLVVPIGDIQIQAGKAKIDVAYEESRVWQRSEWQQSGLTVSVSAPVLAAAQTNQQMLQASTQVSDPRMQALAAGAGALAMKNAYDAIQADPKAVGGATVSAMIGEDRYETEQTQLSKTALNSTLAAGGNISIQVSGLGEESTLDLIGARIEAKQDITLNVEGRLNVEAAPNSLIEQSQQQSRSFAVGMATTLGRQNSVGASLAVSVGHGHADGAQISYTPTLIQAGGKLTLKAQSDVRLKGAQIAGEQVTAQIEGDLEIESVQNTATYHSHSQSISGSVTAGSVSAASLHFSQRRMDSHYLSVAEQAGIQAGEGGFQVTVKGDTKLVGGVIAGAEQAVRAGRNTLMTGTLQQTDLTNQASYDASSISLGGGYSQSGKGVGSKQSGEVTTPAHSGNQLASRGGMSAAIPIVMSASGQAQSTTRSAISGAEIVITDEARQMELTGHSAAETIADLNRHPAQSHQTLAPIFNRAEIEASFDIVNALGREAGTFIVNRAREADHKLERAKNIETLANDEFMPVAQRQELLEVAAELRAQAQNLNKQWGAGGTYRRIVTALTAAASGNVTGTSAQFTQAAALNYLQSLGAEKIKYIADSLHDETVRAALHGALAYGGAVARGQSGGAAALGASASVLVNTLLGPVEGVSEEEKDARKNIVTSLVAGLADAGGVDATSAQHAAQIEIENNAMVLAAPLVATPPGLALLGLLGAVAAGAVVTKGAMDFYEEYKKRATNTEQPGEDGNQLVQPPPPPMITLIEPEQPPLLPGMAWHQDEEVRLEGMPNQSGEHIVQPLARPREVQSAGNVMETPIAEGLDIFDTVIFSKGVKANRDKDYVPNAGSVDNMEQFFNGTEFGKEVKRVTIPTNEFYNGERIYRATEGIGDEIKNGDLMYLDKLHRNHLEVYSRNRVSKHVLNLDRTINRDKTRKAEGRRLVK; encoded by the coding sequence ATGATGTTAAGACCAATTAATGGGGTTTCGATTCAACAAATTCGATCTGCTTCTATTGCCCCTAACAGACAAGAGCCAATAACACCCCACCCTAGTGAGGAAGTAGACTCGCCGACTGTGAATACCGCCCAGCCCAATGCGGCAGGCATTTCATATAACGAACACCCAAATTTCAACGTTGATCCACCCGGCGTAACCTTGCAGAACGGCTCTACTGTTCGGATTATTTTGAATCACGTGATAGGGCGCACGCTTTCTCAACTGAATAGCGTGATAAAAATCGCCGGGGAGCCGGCTCAACTCGTTTTTTCCAATGCTAACGGTATTGAGTGTTGGGGATGTAATTTTCTCAATACCAAACATCTTGTGCTCAGCACAGGCGAGCCTATTTTAAATAGTGATGGCGAGCTTCAGGCCTTTCGCGTAAAGGCAGGTCAAATTACGATCAAAAGCAACACGACACTCAAACAGTTTGAGCAAATTGACCTGATTGCGTACTCCATTAAAGTAGAGGGAGAATTGTCCGCCAATAAGATCAACATTAGCACAGGGACGCACGAAATCAATTACGCGAATACGGGTCTGCCCATGATTACGCGGCAACAGGAACTCTCCATCGCACGTAGCGAGACCGATCAAGGTTCGCGACGCGCGAGTCGCTTGCACTTCATCGAGACAGCTAGAGTGTGGGCTAAAGAGCATCTGAATATTCAAGCTGATACGCTAGATAATGCCAGCCCTCGGATTCAATCAAACGGTAATTTAACCGTCAAAGCGGTCAATTTTACGGGTGCGGGAACGCTGAGCGCGGCGCTTGATCTTGCCGCAAAGCTTGAAGAAGACTATACACATAAAAATCAATTGAGTGCCGGCCGTCATCTATCGATTTCGACGACTAAGCGCTTAATTAATCAAGGTACTCTACAGACTCAAGGTGAAATAACCCTAGAGGCAAAAGAGCTTGAGAATCAATCAAAGTCTTTGATAGATGGCGTTTACCTTACGCTCAAAGCAGAAGATCGGCTTATAAACTACGGAGTCATTCAAGGCAGCGCTGTGGTTATTGATACGCAGCACCTGGTCAATGATGGCACGAATAATACCGAGGAGCATCAAGCTGGTGCAATACTGGCGCGCCGTCATATTACAATTAAAGCACAGAGTCTGCGCAACCAAGAACAAGGATTAGTGCGCAGCGATGGCGAACTGACTATAGGAGATGCCCTCGGTTCCCAACGCAAATTGACTGACTCAACCCAAGTGCTGGTGAATTCCGGCTCTTCTATGATTGAGTCAAAAGAAAAACTCTCGATCCAAGTCGGTGAGTTAAACAATCAAAATGGACAAATCACAGCACATTCTGACCTTATCCTAAACAGTCAAGTCATTCTAAACCAGGAAGGGCGCATAAAAGCTCAGGGGGATCAAAGCGTGTTAGATGTTTACACTGCTGCGATTAATAATACTTCCGGATGGCTGCTTCATACAGGAATGGGGCAGACTCAGATTGTGGCGCAGGTAACGATAGCGAATTTCAATACTAAAGCGATAACAGGGGCTGGCTTAATCTTTGGTAAAGGTCCGGTTACGATTCACTCCCCAAAAATAGTAAATTATGAAGGCGGAGCAATTATTTCGGATCAAAGGCTCAAAATAAAAACCCCCTACTTGGGCAATCAATTGAGCACCTTATCGGCTGGCCAGAAAATAGAGATTGACACCGATAAATTACAGAATGTAGGAGGCTTGATAACTGTTGGCGAAGATGAGAAATTCAAGGCGGAGGCTTCCCATAGCGTACAAGGTCCATCCCGTCACGCTCCTGACTTAGTAGGCGTACTTGAAGTGAATGCTCAGGAGGTCATCAACACTGCGTATACGGGTGAAAAAGCCCAAGAGAGTTTAATTCGTGTTCAGGGCAAGGTAGTGATAGAAGCACAGAAAATCTACAATGCGAATAAAAGTCAGATTTTAGGGAAGGAGGTGGATCTGAACTCAAAAGAACTCATCTCCAACGCTGCGAGCACGGTGTACGCAAGCGACAAGTTTTCGCTGAAGGCTCATTCTCTTGTCAATTTAGATAAAGGGATTTTGCAAAGTGAGGGCGATTTCCATATTTCAGTGAATGATGAGTTGGGCAATCTGAAAGGGCAAATCATAGCGAATTCAGATCTTGTTCTGAAAAGTCAGGTGCTTGACAATCAAGAAGTTCATATCGAAACCAGGGGGGATCAAAGCGTATTGGACGTGCAGGTCAACCTGATTAACAATGCCTCTGGCCGACTGCTGAATACAAGTGCAGGACAGACTCAAATTGTGGCCCGTCAGACAATACTGAATCGCAATATGGATGCGGTAAAAGGGAGGGGATTTATTTTCGGCAAAGGCCCTGTGAGTGTCACCTCCTCTCAAATAGTCAATGACAAAGGAGGGGTCATTTTTTCGAACCAAACCCTCGAAATAAAAGCTGCCGACTATGTGTACAATAAATTTGCTACCTTATCGGCCTGCCAAAAAATCGACATTAACACCAGTAGCTTAAACAACTACGCTGGAGGGCTCATTAGTGTAGGAACGGAAGAAGCAGCCAAGACGGCGACCTCGACTGGCGCCCATAGTCCGGATAACCTTACCCATTACGCGGGCGTGCTTACAGTGCAGGCGAAGGAAGTGCGTAACATGCTGGATAAAGGTGAGACGCAAGGTGGTCTGATCCGTTTGCAGGGCAAGATCGAGATGGAAGCAGAAAAAATCTTCAATGGAAATAAAAGTCAGATTTTAGCGAAAAATGTGAGTTTGAATGCAAAAGAACTTTTTTTCGACGCTGGCAGTACGGTATTTGCAAGCGATACATTGGATTTAATGGCGTACATTTTCAAAATAAAGGGCGTAGTGCAGGCGCAGAGTATTCACCTGCTAAGCGGAGTCAGTCAAGTTTGTGACACGGAGGCAAGCTCTTGGAAGGGTACAGTCAGTACACAGCCTCCAGATAAGGAAGCGCAACCTAGCCAAAGCGGGCTGACTGTATTCCAACAGGCCAAGATGTATGCAAGCGGCAACCTATCGATTTCGAGTTCGGGTAGCTTACTGAATCAAGGGGAGTTAAAAATAGAGGGCGATATTTCTCTTAAGGCGAGATCCCTAGAGAATCAAGCAAGCGCTTTGATCGACGGACGATTTTTGACGCTAATCCTACACGATCAGCTTAGAAATGATGGAGTAATCCAAGGCAGCACTGTAGTTATCAGTGCGCAGAGCCTAGTCAATGATGGTAGCGAGGATACCGACGCGCATCAAGCAGGGGCCATCATGGCGCGCCGCCAGCTTGCCATCGGCGCACAGACCCTACACAACCAAGAACATGGCTTGGTGCATAGCGATGGCGAATTGACGATAGGGGGCTCCCTCAATGCTCAGCACAAAGTAGAAGGTTCAGCACAGACTCTAAACAACACCACGTCTGCCACCATTGAGTCAAGAGATAAGCTATTGATCCAAGCCGATCATTTGGACAATCAAAATGGGCAAATCACAACGAGTGCGGATCTTATTCTGAGGAGTAAAAATCTTGATAATACGCAGGGCCATATAGAAGCCAATGGCGATCAAAGCGTATTAGATATACAGGTCAACATGATTGACAATACCGCAGGCCGGCTGCTCCATACTGGCACAGGACAGGCTCAGATTGTGGCCCACTACGCAATAATGAATGGCGATGATGAAGGTGAAAAAGGAGCCGGTTTAATCTTTGCTCAAGGCCTTCTTTCTGTCACCTCACCTAAAATAGCGAATATTGAAGGCGGGAAAATTCTTTCGAATCAAGCGCTCAAAATAAAAGCCTCCTCTTTTTTAAGTAATCAAGCTGGCACGTTATCGGCCAGCCAAAAAATCGAGATTGACACCATCGGCTTAAATAACCTTAAAGGAAAAATCATTGTAGGGTCGGATGAGGCGCACCCATCGCAACCCACCCATAACGCTAACTTGCTTGAAGTGCATGCGAAGAAAGTGTTAAACCATGATGAAGGTCAGATCATCAACACCGGTATAGGTGAAATAAAGATTTTCTCGGATACCATCAAAAATGGCGAGAGTATAGATCCAGAAACACAAGGCGGCCTGATCAGTGCTCAAGGCGGAGTCATGCTGGAGGCGCAAGGTATCTTCAATGGGGCTAACAGTCAGATTTCAGGGAAGAATGTCAATCTGCAAGCAGAACAATCTTTCGCCAACCTCAACGGTACAGTGTCTGCAAGCGACAGATTATCGCTGAAAAGTAAAAATTTTTTGAATTGTATAGAAGGGGTCTTACAAAGTGATGGAGATCTCTATGTTTCAGTAGATCGTTTAATCAACGATGGTATTTTGCACGGCAAGGGTCAAGTCTTGATCGAGGGTGACCAGATAGAGAATAATAAACAGGGATGGAACGACAATTACAAAACTATGCAGCCTCCTCAAAGGCACGTGTTGAAACCAGGCTCGGCTTTGATTGTTGGCGATACGGTTTCAATCGGCGCGCATGATAGGCTCAACTCTATGTTGCTTAACATGGCTGGTGTGATCTTCGCGCAAAACAGTCTTAAAATCGGTGTTAAGGAGGTTCAAAACTTAGAGCGCGGCGTGCTCTATAGCGGCGGTAGTTTAGCCATTGGCGGTGAGTTGGATGCTCAGTCCACAGCGCAGGTCAGCAGTGAACGCATCCTCAATAATGGATCAACGATTGATGCGGTAGGTGATCTCTCGATCCATGCAAAAAAGTTGATCAATCAAAATTCGAGGTTCGAGACCCAAGAAAGGCTGATCGAAGAGCGGGAGATACACGAATGTCAGGATCAGCATACCAACCAACGCTACGATGGATCTCAAATCGGATGGCATGGTGACGTAGGGGGCCTTTACCGAGTGCACCACTCCGGTACAGAAGTGTTTTGTTTTACTAACTATAACTTTACCCGTCGTGTGTCAACGACCGTGGTCACGCACAGCGAACCCGGTAAAATTCAAGCGGGTGGGGCGATCCGCTTATCGGGAGCGGTTTTTAATGATAAAAGCCGGATTATTGCAGGGGGAGCGCTCAGTGACCTCGAAGGTGGAGTGGCTCAGATTAATAACCGTGATGCCAACGGTCGGCGTATCACGACCGATCAGGGAACATCGCAATGGTCAGACAGAGACTGGCATGGTGGCATGTTCAGTCGGGGCTGGACTCGTGATTGGAGCGGGCACGTACCCTACCATCCCGCTCCGGTGATAGAACACCACACTCTGAATGTAGCCGTCTCTCAACAATACACCGCGGTTGACCAGCAAGCGCCCTCTACAGCGTTAGTGCTGAGCACCTCTGCCTTAACCCGCAGCAGCCCTTTCTTAAATAGTGGCTTACAGCACTTTCAGTTCGATCCTGATCGAGCGTATCTAATTCAAACCGATCCCCGTTTTACGCGTAACAGCGATACCGTTTCTAGCAATTTCTTGCTGAATTTACTCAATCTCGACCCCCAACACGTGCCCAAACGCTTAGGAGATGGCTTTTATGAACAGCAACTGATTCGTGACCAGATCATTGGCTTGACGGGTCACTACTATCTATCCGGCTATCGAAACCCAATTGCTGAATTCAAAGCGTTAATGCATAGGGGGGCAAACTGGGCCAAGCAACACCATCTGACCCTCGGCATAGAGCCCACGCCGCAGCAAATTGCCGCCTTAAGCGCGAGCCCAGTTTGGCTGGTGAATCAAAGCGTTAAATTACCCGACGGCTCAGAACAGACGGTCCTGACGCCCAAAGTCTATCTCGCGAAAAGAGATGCCAGTCCAGTTCCGCTGGGCGGCTCGCTGATTTCAGCCAACGCCATTGAACTGCACAGCGACCGCCCATTTAAAAATGCCGGCACGATGATCAGCCGCGGCAAGATGGCTCTCACTGCACGCAATATTGATAACCAGCGCGGCGCAATCGTCAGCTTGGACACCCTCTCGATGCAGGCGAGCCATAACATCGATAGTCGCGCTGGCCAGTTGATTGCCGTCAAAAAAATGACTTTAAAAGCTGGACAGGATATCCATCTCCAAAGCCAAACCCATACGACCCATGCCATCAGCGGCAGCCAGACGGCGCTAGATGGTGTCACCCGGGTCCAAGCCGAGCAGTTGGACGCGTATGCCGAGTCGGATATTCATTTGGCCTCGACTCAAATCAAGGTGGCTGAAAACGCCCGTTTAGAAGCCAAAGGCGACCTCACACTAGGTACCGCCACTGTAGGTGCTCAACACCAATTAGTCTGGGATGAACACAATGACTTAAGCCTAAGCAGAAAAACAGAAATCGGCACGCAAATTGAAACGGGCGGTTCACTTGAACTTAAGGCGGGTCGGGATATCCATGCGGCTGGCGCTTATGTGAATGCTGGAAAAGGACTTTCTGTCAAAGCGGATCGAGATATTAACGTGGAGGCAGCCTATGAAGAGACGGATTTTGAGGAGTCTCATTATCGTGAATCGAGCACTGCATTCTCTTCTTCGAGCGAATTAACGCAAAACAAACTGTATAGAAAACAAGCATTGAGCAGTACCTTATCCGGGGGCACGGTACAGATAGAAGCCGGACATGACCTGAATATCATGGGCTCAAACGTGATCGGGATGCACGATGTGGATCTCCATGCGGCCAACAATATCAAGCAAAAAGCTGTCGAGCAGGCTGAGAGAGGCCAGCACTATTCCGTTAAAGAACGCTCAGGCTTATTAGATAGCGGGAAATTCGGAGTGACGGTGGGCACGCGGACACAAAAAGACGCTCAAGAAAATGAGCACACGCCCCAGATTGGTTCGGTGATAGGCAGTGTATCTGGCCATGTTAGAGCCTTTGCCGGCCATGAATACGAGCAAAGCGGCAGTCAGCTGGTTGTGCCGATAGGCGATATCCAGATTCAAGCTGGCAAGGCCAAGATCGATGTGGCCTATGAGGAGAGCAGGGTCTGGCAGCGTAGTGAATGGCAGCAATCGGGTTTGACGGTTTCGGTCAGTGCGCCCGTGCTTGCAGCGGCGCAAACGAATCAGCAGATGCTGCAGGCCAGTACCCAGGTCAGTGATCCACGGATGCAGGCGTTAGCGGCAGGCGCAGGTGCACTGGCGATGAAAAATGCCTACGATGCGATCCAGGCGGATCCCAAAGCGGTGGGTGGCGCGACAGTGAGCGCCATGATTGGCGAAGATCGTTATGAAACAGAGCAGACGCAGCTGAGCAAGACGGCGCTGAACAGCACACTGGCGGCAGGTGGGAATATATCGATCCAGGTCAGTGGCTTAGGAGAAGAGTCCACGCTGGATCTGATTGGTGCCCGCATAGAAGCAAAACAGGATATTACGCTTAACGTAGAAGGTCGACTGAATGTGGAAGCTGCGCCGAATAGCTTGATTGAGCAGAGTCAGCAGCAGAGCCGGAGTTTTGCAGTGGGGATGGCGACAACGCTTGGCCGCCAGAACTCAGTGGGGGCCTCGCTGGCGGTGAGCGTTGGGCATGGCCATGCAGATGGGGCGCAAATCAGCTATACGCCGACCTTGATCCAAGCGGGTGGCAAGCTGACGCTCAAGGCACAAAGCGATGTGCGCCTAAAAGGCGCGCAGATAGCTGGGGAGCAGGTTACAGCGCAGATTGAGGGGGATCTTGAAATAGAAAGTGTGCAAAACACGGCGACTTACCATAGCCACTCTCAAAGTATCAGTGGCAGCGTAACAGCAGGTTCTGTCTCAGCGGCCAGCCTGCATTTCTCGCAACGTAGGATGGACAGTCATTATCTGAGCGTCGCGGAACAGGCGGGGATTCAGGCGGGAGAGGGAGGTTTTCAGGTAACCGTTAAGGGTGATACGAAGCTTGTCGGTGGCGTGATTGCAGGGGCTGAACAGGCAGTGCGGGCAGGGAGGAACACTCTAATGACAGGAACCCTGCAACAGACTGATCTGACGAATCAAGCGAGCTATGATGCAAGCAGTATCAGTTTAGGTGGAGGGTACAGTCAAAGTGGCAAAGGGGTGGGCTCGAAGCAATCGGGAGAAGTGACAACGCCTGCCCATAGTGGTAATCAGTTGGCGAGCCGGGGTGGCATGAGTGCTGCGATACCGATTGTGATGAGTGCCTCTGGTCAGGCGCAGTCCACAACCCGCAGTGCGATTAGTGGTGCGGAGATTGTGATTACGGATGAGGCCCGGCAAATGGAACTGACGGGGCACAGTGCGGCAGAGACGATTGCAGACCTAAACCGTCATCCGGCACAGAGTCATCAAACGTTAGCGCCGATTTTTAACCGGGCTGAGATTGAGGCTAGCTTTGATATCGTCAATGCATTAGGTCGGGAAGCGGGTACCTTTATCGTCAATAGAGCCCGGGAAGCGGATCATAAGCTTGAGCGGGCCAAAAATATAGAGACGCTGGCCAATGATGAGTTCATGCCTGTAGCGCAGCGGCAGGAATTGCTGGAAGTCGCGGCTGAGTTACGGGCGCAGGCGCAGAATTTGAATAAGCAATGGGGAGCAGGAGGCACCTACCGTCGCATCGTCACTGCGCTGACGGCAGCGGCATCGGGCAATGTGACTGGGACGAGCGCGCAATTTACCCAGGCAGCGGCGCTCAACTATTTGCAAAGCCTGGGTGCCGAAAAAATCAAGTATATTGCAGATAGCCTGCATGATGAAACGGTGCGTGCCGCCTTGCATGGGGCATTAGCTTATGGCGGCGCAGTCGCGCGGGGGCAATCGGGTGGCGCAGCGGCCTTGGGCGCGAGCGCAAGTGTGTTGGTGAATACTCTGTTAGGTCCTGTAGAAGGCGTGTCTGAAGAAGAGAAAGACGCGCGCAAGAATATAGTCACTAGCCTAGTGGCGGGGCTTGCGGATGCAGGAGGGGTTGATGCGACATCCGCGCAGCATGCGGCGCAGATTGAAATAGAAAATAATGCCATGGTGCTGGCAGCACCGTTAGTGGCAACCCCACCTGGACTTGCTTTATTAGGCTTATTAGGCGCAGTGGCTGCAGGTGCGGTGGTGACGAAAGGAGCCATGGATTTTTATGAAGAGTATAAAAAGCGGGCAACAAATACCGAACAGCCTGGAGAAGACGGTAATCAGTTAGTGCAACCGCCTCCGCCGCCGATGATAACGCTGATAGAACCAGAGCAGCCGCCCCTGCTTCCCGGCATGGCATGGCATCAGGATGAAGAAGTGCGGCTTGAAGGCATGCCTAATCAATCTGGAGAGCATATCGTTCAGCCTTTGGCGAGGCCAAGAGAGGTTCAATCAGCAGGTAATGTGATGGAGACGCCGATTGCCGAAGGGTTAGATATATTTGACACGGTTATTTTTAGTAAGGGGGTGAAAGCCAATAGAGATAAGGATTATGTGCCGAATGCTGGTTCTGTGGATAATATGGAGCAGTTTTTTAATGGAACAGAGTTTGGTAAGGAAGTAAAGCGCGTGACTATTCCTACTAACGAGTTCTATAATGGGGAGAGGATATACAGAGCAACTGAAGGAATTGGAGATGAAATAAAAAATGGTGATTTGATGTATTTAGATAAACTGCATAGAAATCATTTGGAAGTATATTCTAGGAATAGAGTTTCCAAGCACGTTTTAAATCTTGATAGAACAATTAATCGGGATAAAACGCGAAAGGCAGAGGGTAGAAGATTGGTAAAATAA
- a CDS encoding HRDC domain-containing protein, with translation MPTYIISHDSTLVELAQLAPSTMSELRAVSGVGALKLERFGTQLLEVVAGED, from the coding sequence GTGCCTACTTACATTATTTCCCACGATAGCACCTTAGTTGAACTGGCCCAGCTTGCTCCCTCGACAATGAGTGAGTTACGCGCAGTATCGGGTGTTGGCGCTCTCAAACTGGAGCGCTTTGGGACACAGCTACTAGAAGTGGTTGCGGGTGAGGATTAA